Proteins encoded within one genomic window of Trichoderma asperellum chromosome 2, complete sequence:
- a CDS encoding mitochondrial 37S ribosomal protein mS29 — MASAQALRTLARPAIPVAPRIQPVMRSLVAAFSTTSLLSAAPPAVKSRKDLPKKTKKTYKKKQNIVPVKKPGPGERKAFRKRIQLSNNSALPVTGIENLEAQTMAKGESSGKMFAIPDQVVDQLRALEAFKTTQTWNLFRKPHVLVRKETVELMSKLEASVENKEAFKCVLTGSRLSGKSLTLLQAQSHALLNEWVVINIPEGQDLTNGNTEFSPIPDTEPMQFAQPVYCLKLLQNIYKANKAVLEKTPLKMDWSRLTSLKQGATLADLALSAKESEFAWPTLSALWTELTQPGQPPVLLTLDGLAHINKVSEYRDPSFNIVHAHELVLVRMFVDALSGKTKLPNGGAVIAATSQNNTHYRPSQELVLSQLEAGQAGREVPKPNAYERKYDDRVYDALKNSTVLRLEGVSKDEARVLMEYWGASGMLRSVLDTRAVAEKWALGGHGIVGEMEKASLMTMRM; from the exons atggcTTCCGCACAAGCTCTGCGGACCCTCGCCAGGCCCGCGATCCCAGTGGCGCCTCGCATCCAGCCTGTCATGCGATCTCTCGTGGCAGCTTTTTCCACCACCAGCTTGCTGTCCGCGGCTCCTCCCGCCGTGAAGAGTCGCAAGGATCtaccgaagaagacgaagaagacatacaagaagaagcagaacaTTGTGCCTGTCAAGAAACCCGGCCCCGGCGAGCGCAAGGCCTTCCGAAAACGAATCCAgctcagcaacaacagcgccCTGCCTGTGACTGGCATTGAGAACCTGGAGGCGCAGACCATGGCCAAGGGCGAGAGCAGCGGCAAGATGTTTGCCATTCCGGACCAGGTGGTGGATCAATTGAGAGCGTTGGAGGCGTTCAAGACGACACAGACGTGGAATCTGTTCCGGAAACCCCACGTTCTGGTGCGGAAAGAGACGGTGGAACTGATGAGCAAGCTGGAGGCTTCGGTAGAGAACAAGGAAGCTTTTAAGTGTGTTTTGACAGGAAGCCGGCTTTCGGGGAAGAGCTTGACCCTACTTCAGGCCCAGTCGCATGCGCTCCTAAACGAATGGGTGGTGATAAACATTCCTGAAG GCCAGGACCTTACAAATGGAAACACAGAGTTTTCCCCCATTCCCGACACAGAGCCCATGCAGTTTGCCCAGCCGGTATACTGCCTGAAGCTGCTCCAAAACATCTACAAAGCCAACAAGGCAGTTCTAGAGAAGACGCCCCTGAAGATGGATTGGTCTCGCCTAACGAGTCTCAAGCAAGGCGCCACGCTGGCTGACCTGGCCCTGAGCGCCAAGGAGAGCGAATTCGCCTGGCCCACGCTGTCGGCCCTGTGGACAGAACTGACACAGCCCGGACAACCCCCGGTCCTGTTGACTCTGGATGGCCTCGCCCACATCAACAAGGTCAGCGAGTACCGCGACCCTTCGTTCAACATCGTCCACGCCCACGAGCTCGTCCTCGTGCGCATGTTTGTCGACGCCCTCTCCGGCAAGACGAAGCTCCCCAACGGCGGCgccgtcatcgccgccacctCCCAGAACAACACCCACTACCGCCCTTCGCAGGAGCTTGTCCTGTCCCAGCTCGAGGCCGGCCAGGCGGGCCGCGAGGTCCCCAAGCCCAACGCCTACGAGCGAAAGTACGACGACCGGGTCTACGACGCGCTCAAGAACAGCACCGTGCTCCGCCTCGAGGGCGTTTCCAAGGACGAGGCGAGAGTGCTGATGGAGTACTGGGGCGCGAGCGGCATGCTGCGCAGCGTGCTTGATACGAGGGCTGTGGCGGAGAAGTGGGCTTTGGGAGGACATGGCATTGTGggtgagatggagaaggcttCGCTtatgacgatgaggatgtAA
- the MCM7 gene encoding Mcm2-7 hexameric complex component gives MALREFKAPVNYESQQSAFESFLKDFKTSPEHTLTTALGNITIDEDELSDDYDFMDEDEQTRDRRQQERAKRKTPQHKYNDMLQLLANRKLDEFAIDLDDLATWEEQTDASMKLVDSIEMNTKHYVEIMARAVDNIMPQPSEEVNFKDDVLDVLMARRQARNRELDELAERDPTTAEDKFPAELTRRYTLVFRPRTSTGEDISKALAVRHVRGEHLGHLITIRAIATRVSDVKPIVQVSAYTCDRCGCEIFQPITDKQFGPLTMCPSSDCKKNQAKGQLHPSSRASKFLPFQEVKVQELAEQVPIGQIPRSLTVHCFGSLVRKVNPGDVVDISGIFLPTPYTGFKAMRAGLMTDTYLEAHHIHQHKKAYSEMIVDAQLVRRIDRYRQSGQVYELLAKSIAPEIYGHLDIKKALLLLLIGGVNKEMGDGMKIRGDINICLMGDPGVAKSQLLKYISKVAPRGVYTSGRGSSGVGLTAAVMRDPVTDEMVLEGGALVLADNGICCIDEFDKMDENDRTAIHEVMEQQTISISKAGISTSLNARTSILAAANPVYGRYNPRISPVENINLPAALLSRFDILFLILDTPTRDADEQLAKHVTYVHMNSRHPDLGTDNVVFSPHEVRSYVAQARTYRPVVPESVSEYMIKTYVRLRDQQQRAEKKGKQFTHTTPRTLLGVVRLAQALARLRFSNQVTQDDVDEALRLIEASKDSLNTEANGPRRGLNASSRIYNLVKALADSGACRPDDADEDDELGVELSMRKVKERVIAKGFTEDQWLNALEEYTTLDVWQTAGGGSRLVFVTADDEREDSMEV, from the exons ATGGCGCTCCGCGAGTTCAAGGCGCCGGTCAACTACGAGTCCCAGCAGT CGGCGTTCGAATCTTTTCTCAAGGACTTCAAGACATCGCCAGAGCACACCCTCACCACCGCCCTTGGCAACATCACAatcgacgaagatgaactCAGCGACGACTATGATTTCatggacgaggacgagcagACGCGCGATCGCCGCCAACAGGAAAGGGCCAAGAGGAAAACACCCCAGCACAAGTACAACGAtatgctgcagctgctcgccAACCGCAAGCTCGACGAGTTCGCGATTGACCTCGACGATTTAGCTACT TGGGAGGAGCAAACAGATGCGTCCATGAAGCTTGTGGACTCAATTGAGATGAACACAAAGCACTACGTCGAGATTATGGCTAGGGCGGTAGACAATATCATGCCGCAGCCTAGCGAAGAGGTTAA CTTCAAAGACGATGTCCTAGATGTTTTGATGGCCCGACGACAAGCTAGAAATCGGGAACTCGACGAACTGGCAGAACGAGATCCCACCACCGCTGAGGATAAATTTCCGGCCGAGCTGACGCGCCGGTATACTCTCGTCTTCAGACCTCGGACTAGCACAGGGGAGGATATCTCCAAGGCGTTGGCTGTCCGACACGTTCGAGGCGAGCACCTCGGCCACCTCATCACCATCCGAGCTATTGCCACGCGCGTTTCCGATGTCAAGCCCATTGTGCAAGTCAGCGCATATACCTGTGACCGCTGCGGTTGTGAAATCTTTCAGCCTATTACTGACAAGCAATTCGGGCCCCTGACCATGTGCCCCTCGTCTGACTGCAAGAAGAACCAGGCCAAGGGCCAGCTGCACCCCTCATCCAGAGCCTCCAAGTTCTTACCATTCCAGGAGGTCAAGGTTCAGGAGTTGGCTGAACAGGTTCCTATTGGACAGATTCCTAGATCACTTACCGTTCACTGCTTTGGCAGTCTTGTCAGAAAAGTAAACCCTGGTGATGTAGTTGACATTTCCGGAATCTTCTTACCAACGCCTTACACAGGCTTCAAGGCTATGAGAGCTGGTCTCATGACTGATACGTACCTCGAGGCTCACCACATTCACCAGCACAAGAAGGCGTATAGTGAGATGATTGTCGATGCACAGCTGGTCCGCAGAATTGATCGATACCGACAGTCGGGCCAAGTTTACGAGCTGCTCGCTAAATCCATTGCCCCAGAGATCTACGGCCACCTGGACATCAAGaaggctcttcttcttctactcaTTGGCGGTGTCAACAAGGAGATGGGCGACGGTATGAAGATTCGTGGTGACATTAACATCTGCTTAATGGGTGACCCTGGTGTTGCCAAATCTCAGCTGCTGAAATACATCTCCAAAGTTGCTCCTCGTGGTGTCTACACTTCAGGCCGTGGAAGCAGTGGCGTCGGTCTTACCGCTGCCGTCATGCGAGACCCAGTCACAGATGAGATGGTCTTGGAAGGTGGTGCTCTTGTGCTGGCTGATAACGGCATCTGCTGTATCGATGAATTCGACAAGATGGACGAGAATGACCGTACTGCCATCCACGAAGTCATGGAACAGCAAaccatttccatttccaagGCCGGCATCTCCACAAGCCTCAACGCCCGTACCTCcatcctcgctgctgctAACCCGGTCTATGGCCGATATAACCCTCGCATCTCTCCCGTTGAAAACATCAACCTCCCTGCTGCACTCCTGTCTCGTTTCGATATCCTCTTTTTGATCCTCGATACCCCTACCCGAGACGCCGATGAGCAGCTTGCTAAGCACGTTACATACGTGCACATGAACAGCCGACATCCCGACCTTGGCACCGACAATGTCGTCTTCTCCCCGCACGAAGTGCGATCTTATGTCGCCCAGGCTCGAACATATCGACCAGTCGTCCCTGAGTCTGTCTCCGAGTACATGATTAAGACATACGTTCGCCTGCGAGACCAACAACAgcgagcagagaagaagggcaagcagTTCACACATACCACACCTCGTACTTTGCTTGGTGTAGTCCGTCTGGCCCAAGCTCTCGCTCGTCTGCGCTTCAGCAACCAGGTCACACAAGATGACGTTGATGAGGCCTTGCGGTTGATCGAAGCCAGTAAGGACAGCTTGAACACTGAGGCTAACGGTCCTCGGCGTGGTCTtaatgccagcagcaggatcTACAATCTTGTCAAGGCTTTGGCCGATTCAGGTGCTTGCCGTCCTGACGAtgcagatgaggatgacgagctgGGTGTGGAACTCAGTATGAGGAAAGTCAAGGAACGAGTGATTGCCAAAGGCTTCACGGAAGACCAGTGGCTGAATGCCCTGGAGGAATATACCACGTTGGAC GTTTGGCAAACTGCTGGCGGTGGCTCAAGACTAGTATTCGTTACTGCggatgatgagagagaggACAGTATGGAAGTGTAG
- a CDS encoding uncharacterized protein (SECRETED:SignalP(1-19)), translating into MSSWLALLWLCSALHYISRLICHPHIKPAASVHLSAYRYYYITPYIRLYIHTSIHHPPAMDQHSLPFTRYIAELAVLRAAVLTKRFMTRVSGIAKDDASPVTLADFGAQALIMAALHGFFPHDGFVGEEDAAVLRANDKLRTTVFKLANAVSRDFREVEWRSANAHSVDATLPALESEEQLLELLDLAGRGATAPRGRFWVMDPLDGTAAFLRGQQYAVSLALVEDGREVLGVVCYPNLSLEYGGVVSEIATDRLGHGIMLSAIRGEGAEYRRLPLDYSLGLGEILGRFTVPAKYEDLRLVDSTASKSNRLDLVEGVARQLGAVPFPGIDIYSSHARYAAMMIGEGEGSHVMIRIPVGRKGDPSKSYIWDHAGSQLVYTERGGKITDLEGKDIDFGAGKTLAANWGIVAAPEVVHERILRLVQEWIARDVEMNDVYDP; encoded by the coding sequence ATGTCATCTTggcttgctttgctttggCTGTGCTCTGCTTTGCATTACATATCACGACTCATCTGCCATCCCCATATAAAACCCGCTGCCTCTGTTCATCTATCTGCCTATAGATACTACTACATAACCCCATATATCAGattatacatacacacatccatccatcatccgCCCGCCATGGATCAGCACTCGCTCCCCTTCACCAGATACATCGCCGAGCTCGCCGTGCTCCGCGCCGCCGTCCTCACCAAGCGATTCATGACCCGCGTGTCCGGCATCGCAAAGGACGACGCCTCGCCCGTCACCCTCGCCGACTTTGGCGCCCAGGCGCTCATCATGGCGGCCCTGCACGGCTTCTTCCCCCACGACGGCTTCGTCGGCGAGGAGGACGCCGCGGTGCTGCGGGCCAACGACAAGCTGCGGACGACGGTGTTCAAGCTGGCCAACGCCGTGAGCAGGGACTTCCGCGAGGTCGAGTGGCGCAGCGCCAACGCGCACTCGGTGGATGCCACGCTGCCGGCGCTGGAGTCGGaggagcagctgctggagctgctggaccTCGCCGGCCGGGGGGCGACGGCGCCGAGGGGCCGGTTCTGGGTCATGGATCCGCTGGACGGCACGGCGGCGTTCCTCAGGGGCCAGCAGTACGCGGTgtcgctggcgctggtcGAGGACGGCCGCGAGGTGCTGGGCGTGGTGTGCTATCCGAACCTGAGCCTCGAGTACGGCGGCGTTGTGTCCGAGATTGCCACGGACCGGCTGGGCCACGGCATCATGCTGTCTGCGATCCGCGGCGAGGGCGCCGAGTACCGGCGGCTGCCCCTGGACTACAGCCTCGGGCTGGGGGAGATTCTCGGCCGCTTCACGGTGCCGGCCAAGTACGAGGACCTGCGGCTCGTCGACAGCACGGCCAGCAAGTCCAACCGCCTCGATCTCGTGGAGGGGGTTGCGAGGCAGCTTGGCGCGGTGCCGTTCCCGGGCATCGACATCTACTCGTCGCATGCGCGGTATGCGGCCATGATGATTGGCGAAGGGGAGGGGAGCCACGTCATGATTCGGATCCCCGTGGGGAGAAAGGGCGATCCTTCAAAATCGTACATCTGGGACCATGCGGGCTCGCAGCTGGTGTACACGGAGAGAGGCGGCAAGATTACGGATTTGGAGGGCAAGGATATCGACTTTGGCGCTGGCAAGACGCTGGCGGCGAATTGGGGGATTGTTGCTGCGCCCGAGGTTGTCCACGAGAGGATATTGAGGCTGGTCCAGGAATGGATTGCCAGGGACGTCGAAATGAATGATGTTTATGATCCGTGA
- a CDS encoding uncharacterized protein (BUSCO:EOG092D070E), giving the protein MSSPSEGDPSNGNLSPDDSMTFSAAADQQENESDISEGLDAPNSPLEHPSPSEPEASNDEAMNHADVDHHMSESEESSVADASEDGDFDMQATSPSQHGNDDEDDHEDEEDDATAGRASSSDSARAPKRKAPVEDEYIKANPELYGLRRSSRPREQRKIVESESESDVAPTSRRQNKRRRVGSSLTSSKRGTPVLPPSTNDSDSDSDTYGGARAKSQLKKARLQREMQPALALAEKRWSSRRAAQQVQQGAYEESDFEEEDEEDAELAASYYVADYVDDSPYVEKVVKHRLRDGHELAYDSTRNDFEYFIKWQGKSHLHDTWESLDALRNTRGFRKVENYFRKFVDQELDIRFGDDVPPETKEQFFLDRERDEEALEDYTKVERVVAVRDGEDGDEYYVKWKGLTYEECTWESASEISPLFQDKIDQFLDRSSRSWLSDRKETNPDTRSKMTKLEKQPEFIVGGELREFQLKGLNFLCLNWTRSNNVILADEMGLGKTVQTVSFLSWLRNARRQEGPSLVVAPLSVIPAWCDTFNNWSPDINYVVYLGPEDARSIIRENELLVGGNPKKPKFNVLVTSYEFILQDWQFLQSIKWQVLAVDEAHRLKNSESQLYQRLVSFGIPCKVLITGTPIQNNLAELSALLDFLNPGKVSIDEDLDSLSAADAQEKLQELHRSIAPYILRRTKETVESDLPPKTEKIIRVELSDVQLDYYKNILTRNYSALCDATNGHKNSLLNIMMELKKVSNHPYMFPGAEERVLAGSVRREDQIKGLIASSGKMMLLDQLLSKLKKDGHRVLIFSQMVKMLDILGDYLSLRGYKFQRLDGTIAAGPRRMAINHFNAEDSEDFCFLLSTRAGGLGINLMTADTVIIFDSDWNPQADLQAMARAHRIGQKRPVNIYRLVSKETVEEEVLERARNKLLLEYLTIQAGVTDDGKAKFKEELNKKGLKIDGPSTSEDIQMVLKMRSSKMFEQSGNQERLEQLDIDSILENAEVTKTKVDDKINLSSGGIDWDNFMQITDVKVDDINLDWDQIIPADKLAEIKAEEEKKQHEDYLAKIAAESAPRRATIKSRNKETDRADRLKKRQREQQQEEEEQRALMRDPKRPLNDKEQRNLIKAYFRFGSMEHRSVDIIQEAKLEERDPDFVKSVLDDFIKAAQQAVDDNSAKLAEEEKKIGKMLTKKDKKAVLIDFGELKKVNAETAIERPKQLQLLRQVIRGHTDWKTFRVPDATKAANYSCPWGAKEDAMLLVGIDKHGFGAWAQIRDDSDLEMQEKLFLEEHRVGKKEERSKGNDKLKAPGAVHLVRRSEYLLSVLQSKHSNDRLAQKAVENHHRNNKKLHSVNGHRTSNSSAATTSIKRQRERDHGSSEQRPRNSGEDGGLARPDFKRKYPSHEDSRSPKQRRSDDPRRSSKLGDEHRDRIEKRRSRDDDDRRHDRYRRDDYRRDDYRRDDRRDDYRRDDRRDDRRDRDRERDRDHHRDRDREHHRDRDRDHHHDRDRDHNRSDRDRDHKARPVDERREKALRRLDELRRIGDDKDQRAMDNDAMIWFLLKPVRQNFERILSTTKDNVKSSKERANIFKVELVAIGSFLDDKLPATAADDRLKNNFWDFLAALWPVDDTSKRVTGDRLSTMYRTLHSRNVAEGSKSSAANVNGTNAAH; this is encoded by the exons ATGTCCTCTCCCAGCGAAGGGGACCCCTCTAATGGGAATTTGTCGCCGGACGACTCTATGACTTTctcagccgccgccgacCAACAAGAGAACGAAAGCGACATCTCCGAGGGCCTGGATGCCCCCAACAGTCCCCTCGAACACCCTTCTCCCTCCGAGCCCGAAGCCTCAAACGATGAGGCTATGAACCACGCAGATGTCGACCACCACATGTCAGAAAGCGAAGAATCAAGCGTAGCTGACGCGTCGGAAGATGGCGACTTTGATATGCAAGCCACCTCGCCTTCCCAGCATGGtaatgacgacgaagacgatcacgaagacgaagaagacgacgccACAGCCGGTCGAGCCAGCTCGTCAGACTCGGCTCGAGCACCCAAGCGCAAAGCTCCTGTCGAAGATGAATACATCAAGGCAAATCCAGAACTTTACGGCCTTCGGAGAAGT TCTCGACCTCGAGAGCAGCGTAAAATT GTCGAATCGGAATCAGAATCTGACGTTGCGCCAACAAGTCGCCGACAGAATAAACGTCGCCGGGTTGGAAGCTCTCTCACAT CCTCAAAAAGGGGAACACCCGTTTTGCCACCATCCACAAACGATTCCGACTCGGACTCTGATACATATGGCGGAGCTCGCGCAAAAAGTCAGCTGAAAAAAGCTAGATTACAGCGAGAGATGCAGCCTGCCTTGGCCCTTGCCGAGAAGCGGTGGTCAAGTCGGCGCGCGGCGCAGCAAGTGCAGCAAGGCGCATACGAAGAGAGCGAttttgaagaggaggacgaggaagacgcgGAACTTGCTGCGTCATACTACGTTGCGGACTATGTCGACGACTCGCCTTACGTCGAAAAAGTGGTCAAACATAGGCTCCGAGATGGACACGAGCTGGCCTACGATTCGACCCGCAACGACTTtgaatactttattaagtgGCAGGGAAAGTCACACCTGCATGACACATGGGAGTCTCTGGATGCTCTCCGCAACACCCGCGGTTTTCGCAAGGTTGAAAACTACTTTAGAAAATTTGTTGACCAAGAGCTTGATATTCGATTTGGAGACGATGTTCCCCCAGAGACAAAAGAGCAGTTCTTCCTTGATCGTGAGCGAGACGAGGAAGCACTTGAAGATTACACAAAAGTTGAGCGTGTCGTTGCCGTTCGAGACGGAGAAGATGGTGACGAATATTATGTCAAATGGAAGGGGCTCACCTACGAAGAATGCACTTGGGAGTCTGCATCGGAAATCAGTCCTTTGTTCCAGGACAAGATTGACCAGTTCCTTGATCGATCCTCAAGATCCTGGCTGTCTGACCGAAAAGAGACGAATCCAGACACCCGATCCAAGATGACCAAGCTGGAGAAACAGCCCGAGTTTATTGTTGGTGGTGAGCTTCGTGAATTCCAGCTCAAGGGACTTAACTTTCTGTGCCTGAACTGGACTCGCAGCAACAACGTTATTCTTGCCGATGAAATGGGTCTGGGTAAGACGGTGCAGACAGTCTCGTTCCTCAGCTGGCTGCGCAATGCTAGACGCCAGGAAGGGCCATCCCTTGTCGTTGCTCCGCTTAGCGTTATCCCTGCTTGGTGCGACACATTTAACAACTGGTCACCAGACATCAACTACGTGGTTTACCTCGGACCAGAGGATGCCCGAAGCATCATCCGAGAGAACGAGCTCCTTGTGGGAGGCAAtccaaagaagccaaagttCAACGTCCTGGTTACTTCTTACGAATTTATTCTGCAAGACTGGCAATTCCTTCAATCCATCAAGTGGCAGGTTTTGGCTGTCGACGAGGCGCACCGTCTCAAGAATAGCGAGTCTCAGTTATATCAGCGCCTAGTGAGCTTCGGCATACCTTGCAAAGTTCTCATTACTGGAACACCCATCCAGAATAACCTAGCGGAGCTTTCTGCCCTTCTTGACTTTTTAAATCCCGGAAAAGTCAGCATCGATGAGGACTTGGATTCACTTTCCGCAGCTGATGCCCAAGAGAAGCTACAAGAGTTGCATCGCTCCATTGCCCCCTATATCCTGCGACGTACAAAGGAAACAGTTGAATCTGATCTGCCGCCCAAGACGGAGAAGATTATCCGAGTTGAGCTGTCAGATGTACAGCTAGACTATTACAAGAACATCCTCACGAGAAACTACTCAGCACTATGCGATGCCACCAATGGTCACAAGAATTCTCTTTTGAACATCATGAtggagctgaagaaggtCAGCAACCATCCGTACATGTTTCCCGGGGCTGAAGAGAGAGTTTTGGCTGGCAGCGTGCGGCGCGAGGACCAAATCAAAGGATTGATTGCTAGCAGCGGCAAAATGATGTTGCTCGACCAACTCCTGTCCAAGTTGAAAAAGGACGGACACAGAGTTTTGATCTTTAGCCAGATGGTCAAAATGCTAGACATTCTAGGCGACTACCTGTCTCTAAGAGGCTACAAGTTCCAGAGACTTGATGGTACCATTGCAGCCGGCCCGCGACGCATGGCAATCAACCACTTCAATGCAGAGGATAGCGAGGACTTCTGTTTCTTGCTTTCCACTCGTGCGGGCGGTCTTGGCATCAATTTGATGACTGCAGATACTGTCATCATTTTCGACTCTGATTGGAACCCTCAAGCAGATTTGCAAGCCATGGCCCGAGCTCATCGCATTGGACAGAAACGACCAGTCAATATTTACCGTCTCGTTTCCAAAGAGACAGTTGAGGAAGAAGTTTTGGAGCGTGCGCGCAACAAGCTTCTCCTAGAGTATCTGACCATACAGGCTGGCGTTACCGATGATGGCAAAGCCAAGTTCAAGGAAGAGCTTAACAAGAAGGGTCTCAAGATTGATGGCCCTTCTACGTCTGAAGATATTCAAATGGTTCTGAAGATGCGCTCATCCAAAATGTTTGAACAGAGCGGTAACCAAGAGCGACTGGAGCAGCTCGATATTGATTCTATCCTCGAAAATGCTGAAGTCACCAAGACCAAGGTCGATGACAAGATCAACCTAAGCAGCGGTGGCATTGACTGGGATAACTTTATGCAGATCACTGATGTTAAAGTAGATGACATCAACCTTGACTGGGATCAGATCATTCCGGCAGATAAACTCGCCGAGATtaaggctgaagaggaaaagaagcagcatgAAGATTATCTTGCTAAGATTGCGGCCGAGAGCGCACCTCGAAGGGCAACCATCAAGAGTCGTAACAAAGAAACAGACCGTGCCGACCGCCTTAAGAAACGCCAGAGagaacaacaacaagaagaggaagaacagCGCGCCTTGATGAGAGACCCCAAGCGCCCGCTGAATGACAAAGAACAGCGAAATTTGATCAAGGCCTACTTTCGATTCGGTTCTATGGAACATCGCAGCGTCGACATCATTCAGGAAGCCAagcttgaagagagagatcCTGACTTTGTCAAGTCGGTTCTCGACGATTTTATCAAGGCTGCCCAGCAGGCTGTAGATGACAACAGCGCTAaacttgctgaagaagagaagaagattggcaAGATGCTGAcaaagaaggacaagaaggcaGTTCTGATTGACTTTggcgagctgaagaaggtcAATGCTGAGACAGCAATTGAGCGGCCCAAGCAGTTGCAACTTCTTCGCCAAGTGATTCGCGGCCACACAGATTGGAAAACCTTTAGGGTGCCCGACGCCACCAAGGCCGCTAACTATAGCTGCCCCTGGGGAGCGAAGGAGGATGCCATGCTTCTTGTTGGTATTGACAAGCACGGATTTGGCGCATGGGCTCAAATCCGTGACGATTCCGACTTGGAAATGCAGGAGAAGCTTTTCTTGGAAGAACACCGAGTgggcaagaaggaggaaagaTCAAAAGGTAAcgacaagctcaaggcccCTGGCGCGGTGCATCTGGTACGCCGATCTGAATACCTTCTTTCTGTATTACAATCAAAACACTCGAATGATCGATTGGCCCAGAAGGCTGTGGAGAATCACCACcgcaacaacaagaagctgCATTCGGTTAACGGCCATCGCACTAGCAATTCTTCAGCTGCTACCACAAGCATCAAACGACAGCGTGAGAGGGATCACGGTTCATCTGAGCAGCGACCTCGCAACTCTGGAGAGGATGGTGGGCTGGCCAGACCCGATTTCAAACGGAAGTACCCATCTCACGAAGACAGTCGCAGCCCCAAGCAGCGCCGCTCTGATGATCCTCGTCGGTCAAGTAAGCTTGGGGATGAACATCGCGATAGAATAGAGAAGCGACGGTCccgtgatgatgatgatcgCCGCCATGATAGATACCGACGCGATGACTATCGTCGTGACGACTATCGCCGGGACGACAGGCGTGATGACTACCGTCGGGATGACCGTCGCGACGACCGCCGTGATCGCGACAGGGAACGTGATCGTGACCACCACCGTGATCGAGACCGCGAACACCACCGTGATCGGGATCGAGACCACCATCACGACCGGGATCGCGACCACAATCGCTCTGACCGGGATCGCGACCATAAAGCCCGGCCTGTGGATGAGCGTAGAGAGAAGGCACTCCGAAGGCTGGATGAGCTAAGGCGCATCGGCGATGATAAAGACCAAAGGGCCATGGACAATGATGCGATGATTTGGTTCCTTCTGAAGCCAGTGAGACAGAACTTTGAGAGAATTCTCTCAACAACTAAAGACAACGTCAAGTCGAGCAAGGAGCGCGCGAACATATTCAAAGTCGAACTGGTAGCAATAGGATCATTCCTTGATGATAAGCTGCCAGCAACTGCAGCAGATGATCGCCTTAAAAACAACTTTTG GGATTTCTTGGCAGCTCTCTGGCCGGTCGATGATACCAGTAAGAGGGTCACAGGTGACCGATTGAGCACCATGTATCGTACGCTTCATTCTCGCAACGTGGCGGAGGGTTCTAAATCTAGTGCTGCGAATGTTAATGGTACAAATGCTGCCCATTGA